From Aliamphritea hakodatensis:
CCCAGAGAAATTTGGATTAATACCGCATACGCCCTACGGGGGAAAGCAGGGGACCTTCGGGCCTTGCGCTATCAGATGAGTCTGCGTCGGATTAGCTAGTTGGTGGGGTAATGGCCTACCAAGGCGACGATCCGTAGCTGGTCTGAGAGGATGATCAGCCACACTGGGACTGAGACACGGCCCAGACTCCTACGGGAGGCAGCAGTGGGGAATATTGCACAATGGGCGCAAGCCTGATGCAGCCATGCCGCGTGTGTGAAGAAGGCCTTAGGGTTGTAAAGCACTTTCAGCAGTGAGGAAAGGTGTGTACTTAATACGTGCATACTGTGACGTTAACTGCAGAAGAAGGACCGGCTAACTCCGTGCCAGCAGCCGCGGTAATACGGAGGGTCCGAGCGTTAATCGGAATTACTGGGCGTAAAGCGCGCGTAGGCGGTTATTTAAGTCAGATGTGAAAGCCCCGGGCTCAACCTGGGAACTGCACCTGATACTGGATAACTAGAGTACAGAAGAGGGTGGTGGAATTTCCTGTGTAGCGGTGAAATGCGTAGATATAGGAAGGAACACCAGTGGCGAAGGCGACCACCTGGTCTGATACTGACGCTGAGGTGCGAAAGCGTGGGGAGCAAACAGGATTAGATACCCTGGTAGTCCACGCCGTAAACGATGTCTACTAGCCGTTGGGACACTTGATGTCTTAGTGGCGCAGCTAACGCACTAAGTAGACCGCCTGGGGAGTACGGCCGCAAGGTTAAAACTCAAATGAATTGACGGGGGCCCGCACAAGCGGTGGAGCATGTGGTTTAATTCGACGCAACGCGAAGAACCTTACCTACTCTTGAAATCCTGCGAAGTCGGAAGAGATTCTGATGTGCCTTCGGGAACGCAGTGACAGGTGCTGCATGGCTGTCGTCAGCTCGTGTTGTGAAATGTTGGGTTAAGTCCCGTAACGAGCGCAACCCTTGTCCTTATTTGCCAGCACTTCGGGTGGGAACTCTAAGGAGACTGCCGGTGACAAACCGGAGGAAGGTGGGGACGACGTCAAGTCATCATGGCCCTTACGAGTAGGGCTACACACGTGCTACAATGGCCGGTACAGAGGGCTGCAATCCTGCGAGGGGGAGCTAATCTCACAAAACCGGTCGTAGTCCGGATTGGAGTCTGCAACTCGACTCCATGAAGTCGGAATCGCTAGTAATCGTGAATCAGAATGTCACGGTGAATACGTTCCCGGGCCTTGTACACACCGCCCGTCACACCATGGGAGTGGATTGCACCAGAAGTAGCTAGCTTAACCTTCGGGAGGGCGGTTACCACGGTGTGGTTCATGACTGGGGTGAAGTCGTAACAAGGTAGCCCTAGGGGAACCTGGGGCTGGATCACCTCCTTAAACGATAGCGGATTCTTAGCAAGCGTTCACACGAATTATCTGATCAGAATGTAAAGAGAGCGAATTGGTATTTATACCAAGATATAGGCTTGTAGCTCAGCTGGTTAGAGCGCACCCCTGATAAGGGTGAGGTCGGTGGTTCAAGTCCACTCAGGCCTACCAACTTTCCATTTCTCTTCGTTAAGTTTCTCGTCGTGTAGCAGGCTACACGTCCTCAAAACTTGCCTCGATTAATGAAAAGTTCGGCAGTGACGATCGAAATTTCGCTCAAGTTTAGGAAAGTTTTAAAAAATACTCACGCTTAAGTGACTATCTTTTAAAGCTTTTTGCTTTAAACGCTCTTTAACAATTTAAATCCTGTAAAAACGAGAATTAAGTAAGACAAATGTACAAGCGCTAATCCGGCGTAAATGTATCGTTACTTCAGCGTTAACTGTTTAACAGTTGGCTATGAAGTTTTATCAGTTACTTTGAATCAGACCCTTTTGGGTTATATGGTCAAGTGACTAAGCGTGCACGGTGGATGCCTTGGCAGTCAGAGGCGATGAAGGACGTGGTAACCTGCGATAAGGTTTGGGGAGTCGGTAAACAGACTTTGATCCAAACATTTCCGAATGGGGAAACCCACCCAGTATAAGCTGGGTATCTCTTAAGTGAATACATAGCTTTAGAGAGGCGAACCCGGGGAACTGAAACATCTAAGTACCCGGAGGAAAAGAAATCAACCGAGATTCCCCTAGTAGCGGCGAGCGAACGGGGACCAGCCCTTAAGCTGTGTTGTAGTTAGTAGAACGCTCTGGAAAGTGCGGCCGTAGTGGGTGATAGCCCCGTATACGAAAACTTATACGCAGTGAAATCGAGTAAGACGGGACACGTGATATCCTGTTTGAATATGGGGGGACCATCCTCCAAGGCTAAATACTCCTGACTGACCGATAGTGAACCAGTACCGTGAGGGAAAGGCGAAAAGAACCCCTGTGAGGGGAGTGAAATAGAACCTGAAACCGTGTACGTACAAGCAGTGGGAGCAGACTTGTTCTGTGACTGCGTACCTTTTGTATAATGGGTCAGCGACTTAATTTCAGTAGCAAGGTTAACCGTTTAGGGGAGCCGTAGGGAAACCGAGTCTTAATAGGGCGTATAGTTGCTGGGATTAGACCCGAAACCGAGCGATCTATCCATGGGCAGGTTGAAGGTTGAGTAACATCAACTGGAGGACCGAACCGACTGTCGTTGAAAAGCCAGCGGATGACTTGTGGATCGGAGTGAAAGGCTAATCAAGCTCGGAGATAGCTGGTTCTCCTCGAAAGCTATTTAGGTAGCGCCTCATATCTCACCTACGGGGGTAGAGCACTGTTTCGGCTAGGGGGTCATCCCGACTTACCAACCCGATGCAAACTCCGAATACCGTAGAGTGCAATTATGGGAGACACACGGCGGGTGCTAACGTCCGTCGTGGAAAGGGAAACAACCCAGACCGTCAGCTAAGGTCCCAAAGTTATGGTTAAGTGGGAAACGATGTGGGAAGGCTTAGACAGCTAGGAGGTTGGCTTAGAAGCAGCCACCCTTTAAAGAAAGCGTAATAGCTCACTAGTCGAGTCGGCCTGCGCGGAAGATATAACGGGGCTCAAACCATACACCGAAGCTACGGACGCAGCTTGTCTGCGTGGTAGAGGAGCGTTCTGTAAGCCGTTGAAGGGAAAGCTGTAAGGCATCCTGGAGGTATCAGAAGTGCGAATGCTGACATGAGTAACGATAAGGGGGGTGAAAAACCTCCCCGCCGGAAGACCAAGGGTTCCTATCCAATGCTAATCAGGGTAGGGTGAGTCGACCCCTAAGGCGAGGCCGAAAGGCGTAGTCGATGGGAAACAGGTTAATATTCCTGTACTTCTTGTTATTGCGATGGAGTGACGGAGAAGGCTAGGCCATCACGGCGTTGGTTGTCCGTGTTTAAGGCTGTAGGCTGGGGGATTAGGAAAATCCGGTTCCCTAAGGCTGAGAGTTGATGACGAGTCCTCTTTTGGACGAAGTGGTTGATGCCATGCTTCCAGGAAAAACTTCTAAGCTTCAGATAACAAGAAATCGTACCCCAAACCGACACAGGTGGTCAGGTAGAGAATACCAAGGCGCTTGAGAGAACTCGGGTGAAGGAACTAGGCAAAATGGTACCGTAACTTCGGGAGAAGGTACGCCCCTGACGGTGATGAGACTTGCTCTCTAAGCTGTTGGGGGTCGAAGATACTAGGTGGCTGCGACTGTTTATTAAAAACACAGCACTCTGCAAACACGAAAGTGGACGTATAGGGTGTGACGCCTGCCCGGTGCTTGAAGGTTAATTGATGGGGTTAGCTTCGGCGAAGCTCTTGATCGAAGCCCAAGTAAACGGCGGCCGTAACTATAACGGTCCTAAGGTAGCGAAATTCCTTGTCGGGTAAGTTCCGACCTGCACGAATGGCGTAACGATGGCCACACTGTCTCCACCCGAGACTCAGTGAAATTGAAATTGCGGTTAAGATGCCGTATATCCGCGGCTAGACGGAAAGACCCCGTGAACCTTTACTATAGCTTCGCAGTGGACTTTGATATTACTTGTGTAGGATAGCTGGGAGGCTTTGAAACTTGGACGCCAGTTCGAGTGGAGCCAATCTTGAAATACCAGCCTGGTACTATTGAGGTTCTAACGCAGGTCCCTTATCGGGATCGCGGACATTGTGTGGTGGGTAGTTTGACTGGGGCGGTCTCCTCCCAAAGAGTAACGGAGGAGTACGAAGGTGCGCTCAGCATGGTCGGAAATCATGCATCGAGTATAAAGGCATAAGCGCGCTTGACTGCGAGACAGACACGTCGAGCAGGTACGAAAGTAGGTCTTAGTGATCCGGTGGTTCTGTATGGAAGGGCCATCGCTCAACGGATAAAAGGTACTCCGGGGATAACAGGCTGATACCGCCCAAGAGTTCACATCGACGGCGGTGTTTGGCACCTCGATGTCGGCTCATCACATCCTGGGGCTGAAGCCGGTCCCAAGGGTATGGCTGTTCGCCATTTAAAGTGGTACGCGAGCTGGGTTTAGAACGTCGTGAGACAGTTCGGTCCCTATCTGCCGTGGACGTTTGAGATTTGAGAAGAGTTGCTCCTAGTACGAGAGGACCGGAGTGAACGAACCTCTGGTGTTCGGGTTGTCATGCCAATGGCATTGCCCGGTAGCTATGTTCGGACAGGATAACCGCTGAAAGCATCTAAGCGGGAAGCCCCCTTCAAGATGAGATCTCACTGGGACCTTGAGTCCCCTGAAGAGCCGTTCAAGACCAGGACGTTGATAGGCTGGGTGTGTAAGCGTTGTGAGGCGTTGAGCTAACCAGTACTAATTGCTCGTGAGGCTTGACCATATAACGCCAAAAGCGTTTGGTTGCAGAGAAGACTGCAACATGATCAAGAACTGAAGATACATTGAAGAGCTTGCTGAAAAGCGAGACGGATTAGAGTTTGTACATTGTTTTGAAACATAAGCTTAAGACTCGGCCTGAATAAGGCACACAGGATTTAGATTGTTACCTTTTTTTGCTTGGCGACCATAGCGAGATGGAACCACCCGATCCCTTACCGAACTCGGAAGTGAAACGTCTTAGCGCCGATGGTAGTGTGGGGCTTCCCCATGTGAGAGTAGGTCATCGCCAAGCACCTAATTAAGAGAAACCCTGCTACCTTGTAGCAGGGTTTTTTCGTGTGTTATTGTGAATATAATAATAAGAAAACCCCTGATCGTAATCCGGTCAGGGGTTTTCTTATTATGGATACGTACCTGATCACAAGTCGGGTATTGACGGCGGCTTGGCGTTTACCGGCTAAGCTTAATGTATATATTTATCTGAGAGTCCGGTTGTCGTAATGATGGCGCATTCTAATTATCACATGCCTTATGTGGACGGCGTTATGCCGCCGTTTTTCTTCGCCTGCCGGCAGGAAGGGATGTGGTATGGCCTGAACAGTACTGCTGATGAAACGGTTAATTCCGGCGAGTTGCTGGCGTGGCTGCGTGGCTTTGATGAGCGTATCGAGCTGGAAACCTATCAGAATAAACGTGGCGAACTGATGTATTCAGCCTGCATCTGTTTTCCGAATATACCGCTTAAACGAATGACCTCTTCCCGGCTGAAGGCTTATGTTAGTAAGCATCGACGGGCTAAGAGTGGCGGTTATTTTGTGACAGAGACCAAGCTGTATTTACCGCTGGTGTCCTCTGTGATTATGGCCAATATGCTGCAGGATCTTAAAGTGGGTCTGAATATGCTCGACGAAGTCGAGACGGTAATGGCACATGTTAAACTGATGGAATCCCGCAGAACGGCGTGTGCGGTTGAGGTGGAAGGTAAGGTCGGTGCAAAGCTGCCTACAGAACAGCTGGGACGCTATACCGCCGGGTACTTACAGTATGACGCTGAAGTCAGCCGTTCCGATAAAGAAGCCAAGCAGCTGCTTAATGCCGCGGTTCGTAAAATCAGTCAGGTGTATGCCGACTGGGAAGAGTTTTGTAAAATATAAAAAGCCCGCCTGTCAGGCGGGCTTTTTGTTTTCATCAGGGAATGTCAGTCCATATACATGGATTCGATTCTGTGGATGGAAAGGTCTGCACCGTTAAATTCCTCTTCTTCATCCAGACGCAGGCCACAGCATACTTTAATTGCACCATAGACAATTAACCCGCCAGTTACGGCAACAAGGATGCCTGCAGCGGTGCCTGTAAGCTGTGACATCAGGCTTACACCGCCGAGGCCGCCAAAGGCCGTTGTGCCAAAGATACCTGCAGCGATGCCGCCCCAGGCACCGCACAGGCCGTGCAGTGGCCATACCCCCAGGACGTCATCTATTTTCCAGCGATTCTGTGCGACGGTAAACATCCAGACAAACAGTGCGCCGGCAATGCCGCCGACAAACAGAGCACCGATCGGGTGCATGATGTCAGAGCCTGCGCATATGGCCACCAGACCGGCCAGCGGACCGTTATGAATAAAGCCTGGGTCATTTTTACCGGCAAGCAGTGATGCAATGATACCGCCTACCATTGCCATTAAGCTGTTAACTGCGACCAGGCCTGAGATCCCGTCCAGAGTTTGCGCTGACATGACGTTAAACCCGAACCAGCCAATGCACAGTATCCACGCGCCCAGCGCCAGAAACGGGATGTTTGAAGGTGGAAATGCCATCAGACGTCCGGATTTATACCGGCCTTTGCGGACCCCCAGCAGAAGTACTGCAACTAATCCCAGCCAGCCGCCAACACCGTGAACGACAACCGAGCCGGCAAAGTCATGGAAGGGCGCACCAAAAGTGCTTTCCAGCCAGTTCTGAAATCCGTAATTGCCATTCCAGATCATGCCTTCGAATAAGGGGTAAACAATACCGACAATCAGGGCAGAGGCGATCAGGAAAGGCCAGAAACGGGCCCGTTCTGCAATCCCTCCTGAAACGATGGCTGGAATAGCGGCCGCAAAGGTCATCAGGAAGAAGAATTTTACCAGTTCATAGCCATTGCCGGCGGCGAGTGTCTGAGCGTCGTTGAAGAAGGTCACACCGTAGGCGATCCAGTAACCGATAAAAAAGTAGGCGACCGCTGAAAAGCCAAAGTCAGTCATGATTTTTACCAGCGCATTCACCTGGTTTTTCTGCCGGACTGTACCGACTTCCAGAAATGCAAAGCCGGCATGCATGGCAAATACCATGATCGCGCCCATGAGAATAAAGAGAGTGTTTGAACTCTGAACCAGGGTTTCTACAGCACTGTTAATACTATCCACAGCGGTCTCCGAAGCATTAGTGCACCAATTGGAGTCAGGCGTAATACCACCTGCACCAATTCAGCGCGTTTATAGTTTTTTATGTAGCAAAACCGGGCAGAATGCCCGGTTTTGCGGTGTATGCTTCTGGTATTGCAGGAGGTGTGCCAGTTTATTCGTGTGTGACAGGGGCATAAAAAAACCGGGAGTGTTCCCGGTTTTATAAGCTTTATGAAGGGTTACGTGATGTTGTGTAAGTAATCCTGGCATTCCTGCCAGTTACCCCGGTATACAATCCGGTTGGCTTTGTTGCCCAGCTGATAGCTGTACATCGGATCGTAATACCACTCTAACAGGGGGCTTAACCAGTTCAGATGCTGGCTGTAACCTTCGCCTTTGTCGTGGGTGGCGATCGCCTGCTCCATCATCTTGCGCAGTTCCCGCCAGCGTTCGCTGCCCAGACGTTTGCGAATCTTATCCAGCCCGCTGAGCAGATATTCAGCGCACAGATGATTGCCCTGTTCCTGACCGTAATGTTCGGTATGGGAGCGGTGCATATCGATGACGTATTCCTGAAGGAGGTTATGTAACCGGGTTTCGAGATCTTCTTCCACCACAATGATAGGGGCCTGCTGCATCTTGAGGTGCAGGGAATGCGGGATATCAACGCTGCCGATGATCCTGCCTTCGTCTTCCAGAATGAGCTCGCTGATACCGGTATTGCGCAGTTTCAGCAGGTCTATGGCCAGTTTGTTTTCGAAATTAATCTGTGAGCGTTGCGGCGTAACATAACGGCCAAAGCTTGAACCGCGGTGATTCGCAGCGCCTTCCAGATCGACGGCGTTTTTCAGGCTGTTAATCAGAGGGGTTTTCCGGCAGCCGGTATTGCCGCCAACAATGTAAAAAGGCAGTGCTTCACAAGTTGCTTCGATCTCATCCAGCAGGAAGTTACGCAGTGCTTTATAGCCACCGGTGACCAGGGGGTAGTCAGCACCGGCTTCTTTCAGCCACTGCTGGGTTGTGCGTGAACGCAGGCCGCCACGGAAACAATACAGATAGCCTTCAGGATTTTCCTCTACGAATGCTTTCCAGGCCGCCATGCGCTGTTCTTTAATGTCACCGCTGACCAGTTTATGGCCCAGTTTGATCGCCGCATCCTGCCCCTGCTGTTTATAACAGGTGCCTACTTTTTCCCGTTCTTCATCGCTCATCAGCGGTAAGCTGACTGCAGAAGGAAATGCGCCTTGCTTAAATTCTACCGGTGCCCGCAGATCGATCATGGGGGTGTCATTGAGAAACAGTTGCCGGTAATTCAGTGTATCATCGCGCATTATGTTGCCTGTAAGCTGGCTGTCATTTTCGGGCCGCCATTATATGCGATCTCTGCCTGAAAGCCTAAGAATCACTGGCGCTGACTGAGTTCCGGTAGCATTTCGGTGAGCGCTTGGCTATATTCCCCGGCGTTAAGTAATCGTCTGGTAAGCTGAATGAATTCTTCCGTGGTACAGCCCCGCCGTCCGTATCTGGGCAGAGGGGCAACTGTTGAACGCTGTGAGTCCTGTTTTTTGCGGGTTGATAAGTGTATCTGTGAGTTGCGCAGTGCTATTTCTGCACAGGTTGAGTTTTGTTTGCTGACGCATAATGACGAAGTGTATAAGCCCAGCAATACCGGCCGGCTTATCCGGGATTCTATTGCCGGCACCCGGCGGTTTATCTGGCACAGAAAGGAAGCTGATCCTGAGCTGCTGGCCCTGATTCAGAACCCGCAAGTGAATGCTTACATCGTCTTTCCCCCGGGGGATGACTATGCTGAGCGGATGGCGGAGTTTGTTCCACAGCCGGATAAGCGAAGCGTGTTCATTGTACTGGACGGAACCTGGCGTCAGGCACGGCGTATGTTCCGCCTGAGTGAATATTTGCAGGGGCTGGCGGTCATCAGTCTGAAAAACGTGCCGGTTTCCCGTTACGAATTGCGTAAGGCGGTGCATGACAATCAGCTATGTACCGCTGAAGTAGCGATTGCTCTGCTCGGTGAAATTGGTGATCACAGCGCCAGTGCTCATTTACAGCGCTATTTTGATGCGTTTACCGGACGTTATCTGGAAACCCGCAGCCAGAAGGTGACTGCCGGTATATCAGACGATGCCCGGGGATAAGGGTAAAGGGGACAGGCTCAGGGGCTGGCCGGTTGCTGATTGTTCTGCCGGCGGCAGGATGTCAGTACTGGGCCAGTAACCGGTGTTGAGGGCATCCGCATAAGGGGTGTTCAGGCCTGCCTGATGCATCTTACTGATACTGTCTTGTACGTCATATTGTAACGCATGCCAACTGGCAGTGATTCGGCCATCAGCTTCTGGGGTTATCAGCATATACCAGGTATCCGGCTGGCCATCGTTGGCTGGCATGCCAATGACCCCTGCATTAAGCCATGTACCGTTTGTCAGTATCCGCCCGAAAGGAATACCGCAATGGCCACTGATAATGACATCTCCTCCGGAATCTGCCTGTTGTTGTGTCTGCTCCGCTGTATCTGAAGCAAAAATAAACTGGTTAATGCTGTTCAGGCCGCCGTGGATGGCATGCATTGTCAGCCCTGCCCAGTCAAAGCTGATATGCGCCGGCAGGCTTGCCATCCAGGCTTTTGCATCAGCACTGACTCTGGGTTTGGCAAAGTTAAACCAGCCGGCAGACAGTAAGTCACAGGAACTGCCCGTATCAAACCCGCAGCCACAGTCGCTGGCGTCATTCCCCAGAGATTCTTCACAGTTGCCCTGTACGACAGAAATACCCCATTCATGGATTACGTCAGTTGTTTCCTGTGGTGAAGCACAGTAGGCAACAATGTCGCCGGTACAGAGAATATTGCCGGTTGGAATGTCCAGCTGTTGACTGATCTCTTTAATCGCCTGAGTTGCTGCCAGATTGCTGTAAGGGCCACCAAAAATGAGCAGTGGTGCGGTATCAGCCGGGGTAAATTTTTGCATGGCCGGATTCCGTCATCAGGCTGAACTGGGTAAGGGTTGTGTCTTGCGGTTGCTCTGAATACCCAGCCAGAACAGCACACAGCCGCCAATCAGAACAGTCCCTGAGATGAACAGCAGTTTGGTGTATTTGTGCGAGTCGCCCAGCAACTGGGTGTGTCCGGCGGACTCGACAAAGTACAGGGCAGCCCCGGCAATCGCCAGGATGAACGTGCTGACGTAGCTCCATACAGGGACCTGATCCTGTTTACCCCATAAACAAAAGAAAATAACCGGCGCCAGATACATAGAAGCTGTCCCGCTGACAGCGACCGCACTGAACAGGTCTTTATTGCCAAGGAATACGCACAGTAAACCGAGCAACATAAATACTGCCATCGTGACCCGGCCGTTAAAGCGGCTGGCGGGCATCA
This genomic window contains:
- a CDS encoding metallophosphoesterase family protein, whose amino-acid sequence is MQKFTPADTAPLLIFGGPYSNLAATQAIKEISQQLDIPTGNILCTGDIVAYCASPQETTDVIHEWGISVVQGNCEESLGNDASDCGCGFDTGSSCDLLSAGWFNFAKPRVSADAKAWMASLPAHISFDWAGLTMHAIHGGLNSINQFIFASDTAEQTQQQADSGGDVIISGHCGIPFGRILTNGTWLNAGVIGMPANDGQPDTWYMLITPEADGRITASWHALQYDVQDSISKMHQAGLNTPYADALNTGYWPSTDILPPAEQSATGQPLSLSPLPLSPGIV
- a CDS encoding tRNA-uridine aminocarboxypropyltransferase, which translates into the protein MNSSVVQPRRPYLGRGATVERCESCFLRVDKCICELRSAISAQVEFCLLTHNDEVYKPSNTGRLIRDSIAGTRRFIWHRKEADPELLALIQNPQVNAYIVFPPGDDYAERMAEFVPQPDKRSVFIVLDGTWRQARRMFRLSEYLQGLAVISLKNVPVSRYELRKAVHDNQLCTAEVAIALLGEIGDHSASAHLQRYFDAFTGRYLETRSQKVTAGISDDARG
- a CDS encoding ammonium transporter, whose translation is MDSINSAVETLVQSSNTLFILMGAIMVFAMHAGFAFLEVGTVRQKNQVNALVKIMTDFGFSAVAYFFIGYWIAYGVTFFNDAQTLAAGNGYELVKFFFLMTFAAAIPAIVSGGIAERARFWPFLIASALIVGIVYPLFEGMIWNGNYGFQNWLESTFGAPFHDFAGSVVVHGVGGWLGLVAVLLLGVRKGRYKSGRLMAFPPSNIPFLALGAWILCIGWFGFNVMSAQTLDGISGLVAVNSLMAMVGGIIASLLAGKNDPGFIHNGPLAGLVAICAGSDIMHPIGALFVGGIAGALFVWMFTVAQNRWKIDDVLGVWPLHGLCGAWGGIAAGIFGTTAFGGLGGVSLMSQLTGTAAGILVAVTGGLIVYGAIKVCCGLRLDEEEEFNGADLSIHRIESMYMD
- the mnmH gene encoding tRNA 2-selenouridine(34) synthase MnmH, with the protein product MRDDTLNYRQLFLNDTPMIDLRAPVEFKQGAFPSAVSLPLMSDEEREKVGTCYKQQGQDAAIKLGHKLVSGDIKEQRMAAWKAFVEENPEGYLYCFRGGLRSRTTQQWLKEAGADYPLVTGGYKALRNFLLDEIEATCEALPFYIVGGNTGCRKTPLINSLKNAVDLEGAANHRGSSFGRYVTPQRSQINFENKLAIDLLKLRNTGISELILEDEGRIIGSVDIPHSLHLKMQQAPIIVVEEDLETRLHNLLQEYVIDMHRSHTEHYGQEQGNHLCAEYLLSGLDKIRKRLGSERWRELRKMMEQAIATHDKGEGYSQHLNWLSPLLEWYYDPMYSYQLGNKANRIVYRGNWQECQDYLHNIT